TCCACCAAAGTTGCCCCCATTTGGACAAAGGACTCTAGCACCTCACCAGAATCTTGAGGAACAAATGTCGTAAAAAAGGCATACTTACCAGTTTTGTCCTTAATTTGTTGAGCCGCCTGTGCCAATTCAGCGTAGGTAACAGGTGGTTTACTGATACCTGCCTGTTTTAATAGATCGGTGTTATAAATGGTTAGCCGCGTGGTGAGATACCAGGGAATCCCAAAACTCTTACCATTGAGCGTGCTAGCTTTCCAAATATTCGGTAAATAGGAGGAACGCACTTCATTTGGAACTTTTGCATCCAAATCTAACCAGGCATTTCGTCCTGCAAGTTGAGAAGCAAAATCTGGATTGAGGTTAACAACATCAGGTGGCGTTTTCGCTGAAACAGCTGTTAAGATTTTGTTCTCCATTGCCGTCCAGGGGATATCAACCCAGGTAACTTTTATACCAGGATTTTGTGACTCAAAGGAGGCAATTAGGCTTTTAAAGTAGTTGGTAAATTGAGGTTGGAGTTGCATTGTCCAAAACTGAACATTTGCCGCTCCTGATGATGCCTGTTTTGTACTAGTACCAACATTTCCTGTGCTACAACTGACAATCCAACTAGTTAATATACCGACCAATGCCCAAACAATTAATCTTTTGAACTTTTGAATTTTAACCATCGTGCTTGTACTTTTTTTAGCGTAATCAGGGTGAAGTGCTTATGCAACAATTGTGGAGATTATAGGCTAAAACAATTTCTTAGCAAGAATATCAATCCTTAATATCATTTCATTTTTCAATTGGCAGTCCAACGGGCAAAACTGTGGTAAAACAATTCAATAATTTGTTTGGTAAATCTCATAAAGGGGTCGGTATAGAACTGGCATCACAACGCGTGAATTTAGTTCAGTTACGCAAGCAACGCCAAGGTTTGAAACTAGAAACCTTAATATCAGTGCCGGTTCCAGAAGGTGTTGTCGTCAATGGTCAAATCGCTGACCCCCCAACAATGGCGCAATTAATCCAGCAAGCGCTAGCTGAAAGTAAAATCAAAGCTTCTCGTATTGCTACTGCTGTACCAGGGCGAGACTCAATAGTACGTCTGATATCTGTGCCGGCAGAGTTAGACGACAAAGAACTACGGGAGATGGTACTGAACCACGAAGCTGGTTTGTATTTGCCTTACCCTCGTGAAGAAGCTGATGTGGATTATCAGAAACTTGGGTACTTTGTAGATGAGGATGGCATTGAAAAGGTACAGGTCTTGTTAGTTGCTACTCGCAAAGAAATCACTGACACCTACATAAATACGTTCGAGCAGGCAGGATTGCAAATCGATGTTTTAGAGATTAACAGTTTTGCTCTGATTCGGACAATTCGCGACCAATTGCGACAATACGGACCGCAAGAAGCCGCAGTGCTGGTAGATATAGAATTCGACAGCACAGAAATAGCCATTGTGGTTAACGGTGTGCCGCAATTTTCGCGTACAGTCCCTATTGGAACCTATCAAATGCAAACTGCCCTATCTAGGGCAATGAACTTACCTGTATCACGAGACATGGAACTGTTGTATGGAATATCCATTCCTTCAACTGCTACAGATAGCGGAAAAACAGGCGTCACACAAACCAATCCTGGCACAGCAGCAATGATGAGGGTATTAGGAGAACTCACAGATGAACTGCGCCGTTCCATCGATTTTTATCTTAACCAAAGTGAAAATTTGGAAGTAGCGCAGATCATGCTGGCAGGACCAGGAGGCGGACTGGGACAACTCAATGAGTTTTTTACACAACGACTGGGTTTGCCCACCTCTCAAATAGATCCCGTGGTGGCTTTGTCATTGCCCATGGATGACGAGACATACCCCGCCGTGGAACGCCCTGGTTTGGGGATAGTGCTTGGTTTAGGAATGCGAGAGGTGTGACATAAAAAATGTATAGCTTAGATATTAACTTTCTCAAAGACCGTCCAATTTACCAGAAAAATTTTGACAAGAAGCGACCAGGAATACCTCTCCCTACTGGAGATTTAACACCAGTTTATGTGGGAGTGGCAGTAGGTGTGTTTTTCCCTGTTTTAGTAGCAACTGGTTGGTGGTTTTTGCAAGCAAAAAATAGTGAATTAGAGCAGAATATAGCACAACTAGAGCAGGAGAATCAAAGGCTAGAAACAGAAATAGGAAACATCAACAAAATTAAAGAAGAAACAAACAAAATTAAGAGTGAAACTCAAGCTTTAGTTAGCGTCTTTGACCAGATTCGTCCTTGGTCAGCTATGTTACAAGATTTGCGCGATCGCATCCCAGCAACAGTGCAAATTGATAGCATCAAGCAAATCGCAGCCACAGCCCCAGCACAAGGACAACCACTACCCAATCCTGCTGGAGGTGTAGAACTTTCTGGGTTTGCTCGCTCTTTTAACGATGTCAACGATTTCATGCTGACTTTACAACAGTCACGTTTCTTAAAGGCTACAGAAACAAAAATTATGACAGCAGAGTTAGTAGATGCACCGTTACCATCTGGTGCTACAACTGCTACAACCCTACAAATTCAACTACCCCAAATCGTCAAATACACAATTCAATCTAGTTTGAGTGATGTTCCTGCTTCTGAATTAATTCGGGAATTGGAGCAAAAAGGCACAGTGGGACTGGTGGCTCGAATTCGCAATATGCAACAAACAGGAGTCATTCAAAGATGACGCTGAGTGAAGATTTAAATTTTGCAGAAGGTACGGAATTTGATACGGCTTCCCCAAGTAACCCCGTTATCTTTGGCATAGCCCTAACACCAAAAATTGGCGGCATTATCGTAGGGGTTTTGGGGCTTGCAGGAGCAGGTTATATGCTGATGAATTTGGTGATGCCCGCATGGGAAACTTTTCAACAGCAGCAAACAAAACAGAACGAACTACAGCAGGATATTGACCAAAAGAAAGCGTCGATTCAACAAATTGACAAGGTAAAGCAGGAGCAAGCACAGGCAAAACAGCAACAACTCCAGGTTTTAGCTTTGTTTGCCAATGAGAAAACTTTGGATACACTACTGCTGGATTTAAATCGCTTGGTTGAGTCTGGCAACACTCAAGTTTCTTTTAATGCAGTGAGAGCCAAACTAAGGAAGTATGTGCCCACAGGAAAGGATGCTGAACCTATTACTGATGGTAGTCTTGGGTCATTGGTGAATGGCAAGCTCAAACGCAGCAGCATCAATATTGAAATTATAGGAACCTACGAACAAACACAATCCATTCTTCGCAATATTGAACGGTTACAGCCTTTGTTGATAGTAAAAGATTATCAATCAAGTTTGGCACCAGAACCTGCAATTCAACCGGGCAAAGTTGTGGTACGTAGAGTTGGACCAGCACCTATTAGTACGTCTTTCCAGTTACAAGCATTAATGCCACTCAACCCAGAGGAAGTAGCAGCAGCAGCTAAAGCAGCACAACCAAACAATAAGTAGCATTGGGTTTAATATCATGTGTCACTTTGTCTGAGTACAAGATGACACAAATTCGTAACAATTTTTATTTGAATGAAATTGTGGCTCGTAGTAAGCGCTTAAGCGCTTACTACGAACTTTATGCTATTTTATTCCTGTGTTCAAAAAGTATTAGGCACTGTAATTGATTTCAGTGAAACTTTCTATAGATCGCTTTATTAAAAACTAAATTTATAACTCTAATTAAAACAAACTGTTACTTTTTCAGAATTTAAGGGAAACATATAAGCGTACCTTCTCTTGATTGTTGGTCAGCCAAGGCGTAGCCCAGAAGCCAAAATCTAAAATCGCTTCGGTAACAAAGCACACGACTCAAAAGTTCTCTTAATAGTTTTCCAATTGTGAGGAATGAACTGTGAAACAGCTTCACGGTAATAGTTTTGTATTAAATGCCGCTGCAATGGTTTTTTTAGCAGCTCAACCAGTATGGGCACAGACGACTCAAATTACTGGAGTGCAGCTAAGTCCAGTCAATGGTGGAATTAATGTTGTATTGACAACTGTCTCAGGCTCGCGCCCACAAATTTTTACTGCAAAAAGGGGCAATGCTTTAGTCGCCGATATTATTAATACTCAATTACGTTTACAAAAAGGAAATAGTTTCCGCCAAGATAACCCGGCTCCAGGAATTGCCTCAGTAACGATTAATCAGATTGATACTAATAGCATTCGGGTGGTTGTCACTGGAACCAGCAGCGCCCCCAACAGTCAACCTGTGGTGCGAAGGCAAGACGGAATTACCCTCGGCTTTACCTTAACAGAAGGAACGCAGGCGAGGACAACCGCACCACAAGCTTCCCCAACACAAACAACGCCCCCAGTTTCTCCCTCACTTCAACCAGGTCAAAAGCCAGACGTTCTTGTTCCCAACCCAAAAGTTAGCATTGATGGCACACCTGCACAAGCCGCAGGACCCGGTTCAGGCACGAGCCAAGCTCCGCCTTTCTTGCCTAGAGCCGTTGCACCACCAGTAGGTGATATTGCCATCTCAAATATCGATGCTTCTCCCAGTA
The sequence above is a segment of the Mastigocladopsis repens PCC 10914 genome. Coding sequences within it:
- a CDS encoding ABC transporter substrate-binding protein; translation: MVKIQKFKRLIVWALVGILTSWIVSCSTGNVGTSTKQASSGAANVQFWTMQLQPQFTNYFKSLIASFESQNPGIKVTWVDIPWTAMENKILTAVSAKTPPDVVNLNPDFASQLAGRNAWLDLDAKVPNEVRSSYLPNIWKASTLNGKSFGIPWYLTTRLTIYNTDLLKQAGISKPPVTYAELAQAAQQIKDKTGKYAFFTTFVPQDSGEVLESFVQMGATLVDAEGKAAFNSPQGKAAFQYWVDLYKKGLLPKEVLTQDHRHAINLYQSGETALLFSGGEFLENIGKNAPAIAKVSATAPQITGENGKKNVAVMNVVIPRDSKQPDAALKFALFLTNDENQLSFAKAANVLPSTVKSLTDSYFKDAPANASTLDKARVISAQELQQAEVLTPRLKDIKRLQKAIYENIQAAMLGEKTVDKAVEDAAQEWNSTRS
- the pilM gene encoding type IV pilus assembly protein PilM, which codes for MVKQFNNLFGKSHKGVGIELASQRVNLVQLRKQRQGLKLETLISVPVPEGVVVNGQIADPPTMAQLIQQALAESKIKASRIATAVPGRDSIVRLISVPAELDDKELREMVLNHEAGLYLPYPREEADVDYQKLGYFVDEDGIEKVQVLLVATRKEITDTYINTFEQAGLQIDVLEINSFALIRTIRDQLRQYGPQEAAVLVDIEFDSTEIAIVVNGVPQFSRTVPIGTYQMQTALSRAMNLPVSRDMELLYGISIPSTATDSGKTGVTQTNPGTAAMMRVLGELTDELRRSIDFYLNQSENLEVAQIMLAGPGGGLGQLNEFFTQRLGLPTSQIDPVVALSLPMDDETYPAVERPGLGIVLGLGMREV
- a CDS encoding PilN domain-containing protein, which gives rise to MYSLDINFLKDRPIYQKNFDKKRPGIPLPTGDLTPVYVGVAVGVFFPVLVATGWWFLQAKNSELEQNIAQLEQENQRLETEIGNINKIKEETNKIKSETQALVSVFDQIRPWSAMLQDLRDRIPATVQIDSIKQIAATAPAQGQPLPNPAGGVELSGFARSFNDVNDFMLTLQQSRFLKATETKIMTAELVDAPLPSGATTATTLQIQLPQIVKYTIQSSLSDVPASELIRELEQKGTVGLVARIRNMQQTGVIQR